A genomic segment from Desulfonatronum lacustre DSM 10312 encodes:
- the era gene encoding GTPase Era: MSHQDASLAHDLTKEKQAHDIDTFRTGWTALLGPPNSGKSTLLNAMLGQKVSIVSPKPQTTRNQVTGILTRDDLQVVFLDTPGLHRLRGKMNAFLLKAAWQALSRADMAVIVLDGALYTSRPHLFSEELQPLHGSRVRLPQPLLVAVNKIDKVKDRKRLLPLMEQVAGTWPEAEIIPLSAATGENVETLIAGIAKALPTGPPLFPEDQLSTVPLRFMASEIIREKLFLNLHEELPYRTAVDIENWDDTSKPGLTRIHAVIFVERDSHKAMVIGKQGRNLKQIGQNARLELEELLGTQVYLELWVKIRSRWSEDERFLLSLGFGSAPDGEIMEGLGRF; encoded by the coding sequence ATGTCCCATCAAGACGCCTCCCTCGCCCATGATCTGACCAAAGAAAAACAAGCGCACGACATCGATACCTTCCGGACCGGCTGGACGGCCCTGCTCGGCCCTCCCAACTCCGGAAAATCCACCCTGCTCAACGCCATGCTGGGTCAGAAAGTGAGCATTGTCAGCCCCAAACCCCAGACCACCCGCAACCAGGTCACCGGGATTCTGACCAGGGACGATTTGCAGGTCGTGTTTCTGGACACCCCCGGACTGCACCGCCTGCGGGGCAAGATGAACGCCTTTCTGCTCAAGGCCGCCTGGCAGGCCTTGTCCCGGGCGGACATGGCCGTGATCGTCCTGGATGGAGCGCTGTACACAAGCCGACCGCACCTCTTTTCCGAGGAACTCCAACCATTGCACGGTTCACGGGTTCGTCTGCCTCAGCCGCTTTTGGTCGCGGTGAACAAGATCGACAAGGTCAAGGATCGCAAGCGACTGTTGCCGCTGATGGAGCAGGTCGCCGGGACGTGGCCGGAAGCCGAGATCATTCCCCTGTCCGCGGCCACCGGGGAAAACGTGGAGACCCTGATCGCCGGCATCGCCAAGGCCCTGCCCACGGGCCCGCCGCTGTTTCCCGAGGACCAGCTTTCCACCGTGCCCCTGCGGTTCATGGCCTCGGAAATCATTCGAGAAAAGCTCTTTCTGAATCTCCACGAGGAACTGCCCTACCGGACCGCGGTGGACATCGAAAATTGGGACGACACGAGCAAGCCCGGCCTGACCCGCATCCACGCCGTGATCTTCGTGGAGCGGGACAGCCACAAGGCCATGGTCATCGGCAAGCAAGGCCGCAACCTGAAGCAGATCGGACAAAACGCCCGGTTGGAACTGGAAGAATTGCTGGGAACCCAGGTCTATCTGGAACTCTGGGTCAAGATCCGGTCCAGATGGAGCGAGGACGAACGCTTCCTCCTCTCCCTGGGCTTCGGCTCAGCCCCGGATGGAGAGATCATGGAGGGGCTGGGAAGGTTTTGA
- a CDS encoding FmdB family zinc ribbon protein produces MPIFEYACPQCNHVFEELTRLSDQEAKPCPKCGSGQAVKVMSVCRASTSGRSSEASSSGFAPTSGCTPGRGFS; encoded by the coding sequence ATGCCCATTTTCGAATACGCATGTCCCCAATGCAACCATGTTTTCGAGGAACTGACCCGGCTTTCGGACCAGGAAGCCAAGCCCTGTCCGAAGTGTGGTTCGGGACAAGCCGTAAAAGTTATGTCCGTCTGCCGTGCATCCACATCTGGACGGTCCTCCGAAGCATCATCCTCCGGCTTTGCTCCAACTTCCGGCTGTACTCCGGGAAGGGGTTTTTCCTGA
- a CDS encoding DNA repair protein RecN, translated as MLELLRIRNLALIDDLELEFGPGLNVITGETGAGKSFILRALDFLLGEKLAVNLVRPGHDKARVEAVFAGGENGSSAETVIRRELSAQSGRSRVWVNDELASQDGLKRLRSRLILHASQHSQQQLRLPSFHARLLDRFLEQPELVREKDRRLAALSTLVDRQRELEERLRGLRDRKDLLEYQRSEIAKVDPRPEEEEELEARKQVLRDQAQAQQHVDSAIELLCTPDTGLHDALGKLRKAVLNLENAGSPRILETVSEVEGESSETAPETVSDAEALLQFGEHLHDLERRLRGMARTQTAQGELESIEARLWDLSQLKRKLKRPLEEIVRLKEEVDANLSYLDASGLDLKQLERDIDQARNDLAGTLAALDEDRRRTATDVGGRLGRDLRELGFSEHLNIEFTFAPLEIFPGLTEHRPRLLWAPNPGQPFQPLEEIASGGELSRVLLAIIGLMADADNPTLIFDEVDAGIGGMTLNKVGDRLRSLAAVQQVLVITHWPQLAAQGDMHFQVRKEVVDGATFTRCTALEGAEREEELRRMTGGGWKA; from the coding sequence ATGCTTGAACTGCTACGCATCCGCAACCTCGCCCTGATCGACGATCTGGAACTGGAATTCGGCCCCGGCTTGAACGTGATCACCGGAGAAACCGGGGCCGGCAAGTCGTTCATTCTCCGCGCCCTGGATTTCCTTCTGGGAGAGAAGCTGGCCGTGAATCTCGTTCGTCCGGGCCATGACAAGGCCCGGGTGGAGGCGGTCTTCGCGGGCGGAGAGAACGGCTCCTCCGCCGAAACGGTGATCCGTCGCGAACTGTCCGCGCAATCCGGTCGCTCCCGTGTCTGGGTCAACGACGAGTTGGCCTCTCAAGACGGTCTGAAACGGCTGCGTTCCAGGTTGATCCTGCACGCCAGCCAGCACTCCCAGCAGCAACTCCGTCTGCCGTCCTTTCATGCCCGCCTGCTGGACCGGTTCCTGGAGCAGCCGGAACTGGTCAGGGAAAAGGATCGCCGCTTGGCCGCGTTGTCCACCCTGGTGGATCGCCAACGCGAACTGGAGGAGCGCTTGCGGGGCTTGCGGGATCGCAAGGATCTCCTGGAATACCAACGCTCGGAGATCGCCAAGGTCGACCCCAGGCCCGAGGAGGAGGAGGAACTGGAGGCGCGCAAACAAGTCCTGCGCGACCAGGCCCAAGCCCAGCAACACGTCGATTCAGCCATAGAGCTGCTTTGCACTCCGGATACCGGGCTGCACGACGCCCTGGGCAAGTTGCGCAAGGCCGTGCTGAACCTGGAGAATGCGGGTTCGCCGCGGATTTTGGAGACGGTCTCGGAGGTTGAGGGGGAGTCAAGCGAAACGGCTCCAGAGACGGTATCCGATGCCGAAGCGCTGCTTCAGTTCGGCGAGCACCTCCACGATTTGGAGCGCCGCCTGCGCGGCATGGCCAGGACCCAGACCGCCCAGGGCGAGCTGGAGTCCATCGAGGCCCGACTCTGGGATCTCTCTCAACTTAAACGCAAATTGAAACGACCGCTGGAGGAAATCGTCCGGCTCAAGGAGGAAGTGGACGCCAACCTCTCCTATCTGGACGCTTCGGGGTTGGACCTGAAGCAGTTGGAGCGCGACATCGACCAGGCGCGAAACGATCTGGCCGGAACCCTGGCCGCCCTGGACGAGGATCGACGGCGTACCGCCACGGACGTCGGAGGCCGCTTGGGCCGGGACTTGCGGGAATTGGGCTTTTCCGAACATCTGAATATCGAATTCACCTTCGCCCCCCTGGAAATCTTTCCCGGGCTGACCGAACACCGCCCCCGGCTGCTCTGGGCCCCCAACCCGGGCCAGCCTTTCCAGCCCCTGGAGGAAATCGCCTCCGGCGGCGAACTGTCCCGCGTACTCCTGGCGATCATCGGCCTGATGGCCGACGCGGACAATCCGACCCTGATCTTCGACGAAGTGGACGCCGGCATCGGCGGCATGACCCTGAACAAGGTCGGTGACCGCCTGCGCTCCCTGGCCGCGGTGCAGCAAGTTCTGGTGATCACCCACTGGCCGCAGCTTGCGGCCCAGGGCGACATGCACTTCCAGGTCCGCAAGGAAGTGGTGGACGGGGCTACCTTTACCCGCTGCACGGCCCTGGAAGGGGCGGAACGGGAAGAGGAGTTGCGGCGGATGACCGGTGGCGGATGGAAAGCATAG
- the tal gene encoding transaldolase yields the protein MPNLLDQLKAHSTVVADTGDFASIKEYQPQDATTNPSLILKAAGMKEYGEMVDGVIARARDEAGSTEAFLAEAVDKLFVAFGVEILKIVPGRVSTEVDARLSFDVQGSVDKARRLIELYERAGVDRERVLIKLSSTWEGIVAAKILAKEGIRCNMTLLFSFAQAVACAEAGVQLISPFVGRIMDWYKKHEGKDGYAPQDDPGVHSVTRIYNYYKKHDYPTEIMGASFRNAGEILELTGCDLLTISPDLLRELHDGQGTLERKLSPESARSLGEEKLSLDEKAFRWMLNEDQMATEKLSDGIRLFAADAIKLERMIQDKG from the coding sequence ATGCCCAATCTTTTGGATCAGCTCAAGGCCCATTCCACCGTCGTCGCGGACACGGGTGATTTTGCCAGCATCAAGGAGTACCAGCCCCAGGACGCCACCACCAACCCCAGCCTGATTCTCAAGGCCGCCGGGATGAAGGAGTATGGGGAGATGGTGGACGGGGTCATTGCCCGAGCCCGGGATGAAGCCGGATCGACGGAAGCGTTTCTGGCCGAGGCCGTGGACAAGCTGTTTGTGGCCTTTGGCGTGGAAATCCTGAAAATCGTGCCGGGGCGCGTTTCCACCGAGGTGGACGCCCGGTTGAGCTTCGACGTGCAGGGTTCGGTGGACAAGGCCAGACGTTTGATAGAGCTGTACGAGCGAGCCGGAGTGGATCGGGAACGGGTGTTGATTAAGCTGTCCAGCACCTGGGAAGGGATCGTTGCCGCCAAAATCCTGGCCAAGGAAGGCATTCGCTGCAACATGACCCTGCTGTTTTCCTTCGCCCAGGCCGTGGCCTGCGCCGAGGCCGGGGTGCAGCTGATTTCCCCCTTCGTGGGCCGGATCATGGATTGGTACAAGAAGCATGAGGGCAAGGACGGATATGCTCCTCAGGACGATCCCGGCGTGCACTCCGTGACGCGGATCTACAACTACTACAAAAAACACGACTACCCCACAGAGATCATGGGGGCCAGCTTCCGCAACGCCGGGGAGATTCTGGAACTGACCGGCTGCGACCTGCTGACCATCAGCCCGGATCTGCTTCGGGAACTGCATGACGGCCAAGGCACGCTGGAGCGCAAGCTGAGTCCCGAGTCGGCGCGGAGCCTCGGGGAAGAGAAGCTGTCCCTGGATGAAAAAGCCTTCCGTTGGATGCTCAACGAGGACCAGATGGCCACGGAAAAACTCTCCGACGGCATCCGGCTGTTCGCGGCGGATGCGATCAAGCTGGAGCGGATGATTCAGGACAAGGGCTGA
- a CDS encoding radical SAM protein: MKRDRRPPGSRAIPEQEWGGRLPMALVFPQKPALAYSSLGWQAVLELLRSRPTLALEPVFWDPDRHELVRPFGKRGLDAFGVVAFSLTYEFDYLHLFRILTASGIAPDAARRPSWPLVMAGGALAFMNPAPIAPSVDLFWVGEAEAGLVDCLEVLAEAYVRNASRDDALDLIAAMPGVYVPGKSTLPVHRAVHLHPSYLGGLEAPVSSCFITPDAVFRDTLLLEVNRGCPHGCRFCAAGYVYRPPRMASLDDLQEIVLRKRPRKVGLVGTALTDWPDLGRFLAWLGEQKVDVSLSSLRAEGLTEELLDILRALGTRTITLALEGASRTLRDSMNKHVREEAFLRTVERLSRKGFNHLKIYLLVGWPGETDADWEEFGLFLREVDQARTTGGGRGKTNLKLITLGLGCLVPKPWTPLQWAAMADEQAFKDRVSQIRKATKSMTGVQVRSDAPGLARIQGLLARGDERVHELIRLAAGQKGRELEVWTAALAQWPGDPAWYLDRERARDEIFPWEVIDPGLDREYLWREWEKVGTRRTSPPCPMDFAPDGLQAGCLKCRRCGLQKWLQT; this comes from the coding sequence GTGAAGCGCGATCGCCGTCCCCCCGGCTCACGGGCCATTCCAGAGCAGGAGTGGGGCGGTCGCCTGCCCATGGCCCTGGTCTTTCCCCAGAAGCCTGCTCTGGCCTATTCCAGCCTGGGATGGCAGGCGGTGCTGGAGTTGTTGCGGTCTCGTCCGACATTGGCCTTGGAGCCGGTGTTCTGGGATCCGGACCGGCATGAGTTGGTCCGGCCCTTTGGAAAACGCGGACTGGACGCCTTTGGCGTCGTGGCCTTCAGTCTGACCTACGAGTTCGATTACCTCCATCTGTTCCGTATCCTGACGGCGTCCGGGATCGCCCCCGACGCCGCGCGACGCCCCTCCTGGCCACTGGTCATGGCCGGAGGGGCGCTCGCGTTTATGAATCCCGCTCCCATCGCCCCCAGCGTGGATCTGTTCTGGGTGGGGGAGGCCGAGGCAGGGCTGGTCGACTGTCTGGAGGTCCTGGCTGAAGCGTATGTCCGAAACGCTTCCCGTGATGACGCTCTGGACTTGATCGCGGCCATGCCCGGGGTCTACGTTCCCGGAAAGAGCACGTTGCCCGTGCATCGAGCCGTGCATCTGCATCCCTCGTACCTGGGTGGACTGGAAGCCCCGGTCAGTTCCTGCTTCATTACTCCGGACGCCGTGTTCCGGGACACCCTGCTGTTGGAGGTCAATCGTGGCTGTCCGCACGGTTGCCGATTTTGCGCAGCGGGATACGTGTACCGTCCACCCAGAATGGCTTCCCTGGACGACCTCCAGGAAATCGTGCTGCGCAAGCGGCCACGTAAAGTGGGGCTCGTGGGCACGGCCCTGACGGACTGGCCGGATCTGGGGCGTTTTCTCGCCTGGCTTGGCGAGCAAAAAGTGGACGTCTCCCTGTCCTCCTTGCGGGCCGAGGGACTGACCGAAGAGCTGCTGGACATCTTGCGCGCCCTGGGAACGCGTACGATCACCCTGGCACTGGAGGGAGCAAGCCGGACGTTGCGGGACTCGATGAACAAACATGTTCGAGAAGAGGCTTTTCTGCGGACCGTGGAACGCCTCTCCCGCAAGGGGTTCAATCATCTGAAAATTTATTTGCTGGTCGGTTGGCCGGGAGAGACCGACGCGGACTGGGAAGAGTTTGGTCTGTTTCTGCGGGAAGTGGACCAGGCTCGGACTACTGGTGGCGGGCGAGGGAAAACCAACCTGAAGCTGATCACCCTGGGACTGGGCTGCCTGGTGCCCAAACCCTGGACGCCCTTGCAATGGGCGGCCATGGCCGATGAACAGGCCTTCAAGGATCGAGTATCCCAAATCCGTAAGGCGACCAAAAGCATGACCGGGGTACAAGTCCGCTCGGACGCGCCGGGGCTGGCCAGGATTCAAGGACTCTTGGCCCGAGGCGACGAGCGGGTCCACGAGTTGATCCGACTTGCCGCCGGCCAGAAAGGTCGCGAGCTGGAGGTGTGGACCGCGGCCTTGGCGCAGTGGCCGGGCGATCCGGCTTGGTACCTGGACCGGGAACGGGCGCGGGACGAGATTTTTCCGTGGGAAGTGATCGATCCGGGACTGGACCGGGAATATCTGTGGCGGGAATGGGAGAAGGTTGGGACGCGGCGCACGTCGCCGCCCTGCCCCATGGATTTCGCTCCGGACGGACTTCAGGCGGGGTGCTTGAAGTGCCGCCGTTGCGGGCTGCAAAAATGGCTTCAGACCTGA
- a CDS encoding glycosyltransferase yields MRLCVINCALQNELQSLGNTVLGLHPKPGIHDLPRLLEEHRFEPDVVIQQESLGPRVLLKGLENISGLKVFWSIDTHLNAFWQMEYVRLFDLACSTQRNWSEYLHKQTNVPAFWLPWFGRRLPWKGWNQRQRAVCFVGRVTEHRPSRKRFVDFLRREFQMELVQDVSFQQMLEVYREARLAPNESIFGEINFRLFEAASCGCLVLNPSGIPGLEETFLPDREIGVFSHALELKSKVNHYSRNQGLAEQMAKAAWARIQEEHLAIHRAQKLLEAVTQATGRSSSRPEPPALSWALTLYRLWQARRVPIATEVLENQLLALPESPRKREALLGFWLGTNRRDLVLHDLMTLLQPDIAYGNEPSLARNASLAALHLGEFTLATAFWMRYRKSTGRMAKKPLTPHRLYLEWSREMMRDDYRVRRGFVYDHERQIPESALECLIMGHRLNPHDMDICKAMDALLQKEPGFEPTRLALLSHVTLHQPLNWQAGLKLGLVNLQDFRLEQGLEELLLAASRAEEQGESRKFNNALAAADPDGSIRATLNL; encoded by the coding sequence ATGCGTCTTTGCGTCATTAATTGTGCACTGCAAAATGAATTGCAATCCCTGGGGAACACGGTTCTGGGGCTGCATCCCAAACCCGGAATTCACGATCTGCCCCGCCTGCTGGAAGAGCATCGCTTTGAGCCGGACGTGGTGATTCAACAGGAAAGTCTTGGTCCGCGCGTGCTTCTGAAGGGCCTGGAGAACATTTCCGGGCTCAAGGTCTTCTGGTCCATCGACACCCATTTGAACGCCTTCTGGCAGATGGAGTACGTCCGTCTGTTCGATTTGGCCTGCTCCACGCAGCGGAACTGGAGCGAGTATCTGCACAAGCAGACCAACGTCCCGGCATTCTGGCTGCCCTGGTTCGGACGTCGCCTGCCTTGGAAGGGGTGGAATCAGCGTCAGCGGGCGGTCTGTTTCGTGGGCCGAGTGACCGAGCATCGCCCTTCCCGCAAGCGATTCGTCGATTTTTTACGCCGCGAGTTCCAGATGGAGCTGGTCCAGGACGTCTCTTTTCAACAAATGCTGGAGGTCTACCGGGAAGCGCGGTTGGCGCCCAACGAGTCCATTTTCGGGGAAATCAATTTCCGGTTGTTCGAGGCCGCGTCCTGCGGCTGTCTCGTGCTCAATCCTTCCGGGATTCCAGGGCTGGAAGAGACCTTTCTTCCGGACAGGGAAATCGGGGTATTCAGCCACGCCCTGGAACTCAAGTCCAAGGTCAACCATTACTCTCGGAATCAAGGCCTGGCAGAGCAAATGGCCAAGGCGGCCTGGGCCAGGATCCAGGAGGAGCATCTGGCGATCCATCGCGCTCAAAAGCTGCTTGAGGCAGTGACCCAGGCCACGGGTCGGTCATCAAGCCGACCCGAACCTCCAGCGCTGTCGTGGGCCTTGACGCTGTACCGATTGTGGCAGGCTCGGCGGGTGCCCATAGCCACGGAAGTCTTGGAGAATCAGCTATTGGCTCTGCCGGAATCCCCTCGCAAGCGCGAAGCCTTGTTAGGGTTCTGGCTGGGAACGAATCGACGGGATCTGGTTCTTCACGACCTCATGACATTGCTGCAGCCCGACATCGCTTATGGAAACGAACCGTCGTTGGCGAGGAACGCCTCCCTTGCTGCTTTGCATTTGGGAGAGTTTACCCTGGCTACCGCCTTCTGGATGCGCTACCGGAAATCTACCGGACGCATGGCCAAGAAGCCGCTTACGCCTCATCGACTTTACCTGGAGTGGTCACGCGAAATGATGCGGGATGATTATCGAGTGCGCCGCGGATTTGTGTACGACCACGAGCGCCAGATCCCGGAGTCCGCCCTGGAGTGTCTGATTATGGGCCACCGTCTCAATCCTCATGATATGGACATCTGCAAAGCCATGGATGCTCTTTTGCAAAAAGAACCCGGGTTTGAGCCGACTCGCTTGGCTCTGCTGTCCCACGTGACCCTGCACCAGCCCCTCAACTGGCAGGCAGGGCTGAAACTGGGTCTGGTCAACCTCCAGGACTTCAGGCTAGAACAAGGTCTGGAAGAGCTGCTTCTGGCCGCTTCAAGGGCTGAGGAGCAGGGTGAATCACGAAAATTCAACAACGCCCTGGCTGCGGCCGATCCGGACGGCTCGATCCGCGCGACTTTGAATCTTTAA
- the tatC gene encoding twin-arginine translocase subunit TatC encodes MNRTLQSSDPKEKLKEVRLTDHLEDLRNRLIKSVIAAIFGFLVCYAFSQDLFKLMTAPLLEVMPLESHLIYTSLPEAFFTHVKVAFVAGLFLVSPYISYQIWRFITPGLYESEQKHIVLIAVLSAVFFVSGALFGYFIVFPFGFEFFMGFADDAIKPMPGLREYFSFSVKLLLAFGVIFELPLFIFFLARLGLVTADYLRKKRKYAILLAFIVGAILTPPDGVTQILMAVPLIILYEISIYVALAFGREKKLSTLDIQVGA; translated from the coding sequence ATGAACAGAACGCTTCAGTCATCTGATCCGAAAGAAAAATTGAAAGAAGTCCGGCTCACGGACCATCTGGAGGATCTGCGCAACCGTCTGATCAAATCCGTCATCGCCGCCATTTTCGGATTTCTGGTCTGCTACGCCTTTTCCCAGGATCTCTTCAAGCTGATGACGGCTCCCTTGCTTGAAGTCATGCCCCTGGAAAGTCATCTGATATACACATCCCTGCCCGAAGCATTCTTCACCCATGTAAAGGTCGCCTTTGTGGCGGGTCTCTTTCTGGTCAGCCCTTATATTTCTTACCAGATTTGGCGATTCATCACTCCGGGGTTGTACGAATCGGAACAAAAACACATCGTTCTCATTGCTGTCCTCTCGGCGGTGTTCTTTGTCAGCGGAGCCCTCTTCGGATATTTTATCGTTTTTCCTTTCGGGTTTGAGTTTTTCATGGGTTTTGCGGACGATGCGATCAAACCCATGCCTGGCCTGCGTGAATATTTCAGCTTTTCCGTAAAACTGCTCCTGGCCTTTGGCGTGATTTTCGAACTGCCCCTATTCATTTTCTTCCTGGCCAGACTGGGGTTGGTTACGGCCGATTATTTACGCAAAAAACGCAAGTACGCCATACTTCTTGCTTTTATTGTGGGCGCCATTTTGACTCCACCGGACGGCGTTACCCAAATATTGATGGCCGTGCCGCTCATAATCCTTTACGAGATCAGCATCTATGTGGCTCTCGCGTTCGGCAGGGAAAAAAAACTATCAACATTGGACATTCAGGTGGGGGCATGA